One segment of Gasterosteus aculeatus chromosome 3, fGasAcu3.hap1.1, whole genome shotgun sequence DNA contains the following:
- the LOC120815815 gene encoding transcriptional repressor p66-alpha isoform X2 codes for MSEEAARQTRSRKRALGKDGAPESLETSDADDESKKLKLDTSEPTTQAQTEPEPDYAPAREDQGKTMVGPEKEHEKEHEKERSLSPLSSALPLASVPGKGDPEQAQAQPTEPGSDNGTDGADRGDTVSTEPAVDTSSQVRPPEPKASGGPLAAGEVKATIKVEVQTEEQPMDMSTSRGIKREKRPPSSDDDDVIVLSDNDSPSPPMNGFSHFKELDSDLLMKSSPAERESIIKQLKEELRLEEAKLVLLKKLRQSQIQKDTLQKPTGLSGSSAPPPLIRGTITSNKGTQQILTGKSSGTVIPPPLVRGGQQVTSKHGSQIIMPPLVRGAQPISVSPQQIQALRQQQQQQQQLAASGGSGPPPLLLGPRNSTPAIHGQRGSVNSGLIRIGSTANTLALASSLKSSSSGSSGVSVVGVSDSPASRQAAAKLALRKQLEKTLLEIPPPKPPAPEFNFLPSAANNEFIYLVGLEEVVQNLLDTLNRGKTGAALSKNITREPFTCTQCKTDFTCRWKHDKTKGGAVLCEHCMSSSQKKVLKAEHTNRLKAAFVKALQQEQEIEQRIFQQASSPVSNSSSSSSSSMKAERSLSHQLKQAQARASSFQHLQQASRGANMVHHHSIKQSSQGQLSHGVSSLGVRGVPHSFSSSSQLQSAVAAAALVSRPGKHAHVSHRSVQSSKVSSSGIAGGRNISGGSASSTAWKKQSHSNTGRLTVTPACLLTSAVFHIPVWSKSNPRKSHGNHFPSCREAHPQVDFQKVDQKTKYSEVGSVFGQGNPILQFSSCQ; via the exons ATGTCTGAGGAGGCCGCCCGCCAGACGCGCAGCCGCAAGAGGGCGCTGGGAAAGGATGGAGCTCCCGAGTCTTTAGAGACGTCCGATGCTGACGATGAAAGCAAAAAGCTAAAGCTGGACACCTCTGAACCCACGACGCAGGCACAGACTGAACCTGAACCCGACTACGCACCGGCACGGGAAGATCAGGGGAAAACTATGGTGGGACCGGAGAAGGAGCACGAGAAGGAGCACGAGAAGGAGCGCAGCCTGTCGCCTTTATCTTCAGCGTTACCTTTGGCCTCTGTGCCGGGGAAGGGCGATCCGGAGCAGGCCCAGGCACAACCGACTGAACCCGGCTCAGACAACGGGACCGACGGCGCCGACCGAGGCGACACAGTGAGCACGGAGCCAGCGGTGGATACGAGCAGCCAGGTCCGACCGCCGGAGCCCAAGGCCTCCGGCGGCCCGCTGGCTGCAGGAGAGGTGAAAGCCACCATTAAAGTCGAAGTTCAGACGGAAGAGCAGCCCATGGACATGAGCACCTCCAGAGG TATAAAAAGGGAGAAGCGCCCACCGTCTTCTGACGACGATGACGTCATCGTCCTGTCAGATAATGACTCCCCCAGTCCTCCGATGAACGGCTTTAGCCACTTTAAGGAGCTGGACTCAGACCTGCTCATG AAGAGCAGCccggcagagagggagagcatcATTaagcagctgaaggaggagctgagacTAGAGGAGGCCAAGCTGGTGCTGCTGAAGAAGCTTCGACAGAGCCAGATACAGAAGGACACGCTCCAGAAG cCCACAGGTCTGTctggctcctctgctcctcctcctctcattcgAGGAACAATTACAAGCAATAAAGGCACTCAGCAG ATTTTGACCGGTAAGAGTTCAGGCACAGTCATCCCTCCGCCGCTGGTGAGAGGAGGGCAGCAGGTGACGTCCAAACACGGCTCCCAGATTATAATGCCGCCTCTGGTCAGAGGGGCGCAG CCCATCTCTGTATCTCCACAGCAGATCCAGGCtctgcggcagcagcagcagcagcagcagcagttagcGGCCTCGGGAGGCTCAGGACCCCCTCCTCTGCTGTTGGGCCCCAGGAACTCGACCCCTGCGATCCACGGCCAGAGAGGCTCGGTCAACTCAGGCCTCATCAGGATCGGCAGTACTGCTAACACGCTG gcCTTGGCCTCCAGCCTGAAGAGCTCCTCCTCGGGAAGCAGCGGCGTGTCTGTGGTTGGCGTGAGTGACTCTCCGGCCAGCCGCCAAGCTGCAGCGAAACTCGCTCTACGGAAACAACTGGAGAAGACCCTCCTGGAGATCCCCCCACCCAAGCCTCCCGCCCCAGAGTTCAACTTCCTGCCGTCTGCAGCCAATAATGAGTTCATCTACCTGGTGGGACTGGAAGAGGTGGTACAGAATCTGCTGGATACACTCAACAGAG GAAAGACGGGTGCAGCACTGTCGAAGAACATTACCAGGGAGCCCTTCACCTGCACCCAGTGCAAAACCGACTTCACCTGCCGCTGGAAGCACGACAAGACAAAAGGCGGCGCTGTCCTCTGTGAACACTGCATGTCGTCCAGTcagaaaaaggttttgaagGCCGAGCACACCAACCGGCTGAAAGCGGCGTTCGTCAAAGCCCTGCAGCAAGAGCAGGAAATAGAGCAACGTATTTTTCAGCAGGCGTCGTCCCCAGTTTCcaacagcagctcctcgtcctcttcgtcGATGAAAGCAGAGAGGAGTTTGTCTCACCAGCTAAAGCAGGCTCAAGCAAGAGCGTCTTCCTTCCAGCACCTCCAACAGGCCAGTCGAGGGGCCAACATGGTTCACCACCACTCCATCAAGCAG AGCTCCCAGGGCCAGCTGTCCCATGGTGTCTCATCGTTGGGGGTGAGGGGCGTCCcccactccttctcctcctcctcccagctgcaGAGCGCAGTTGCAGCCGCAGCTTTGGTCAGCCGGCCAGGTAAGCATGCCCACGTTTCCCACCGCTCTGTCCAGAGTTCAAAGGTGAGCAGCAGCGGGATCGCCGGCGGCAGGAATATCAGCGGAGGTAGTGCCTCATCCACTGCATGGAAGAAGCAGAGCCACAGCAATACAGGTAGACTCACAGTAACACCTGCCTGCCTGCTGACATCGGCTGTCTTTCACATTCCTGTCTGGTCCAAAAGCAATCCTCGAAAATCCCACGGCAATCATTTTCCTAGTTGTAGGGAAGCTCATCCACAAGTTGACTTCCAGAAAGTGGATCAAAAAACTAAATACAGTGAAGTAGGAAGTGTTTTCGGACAAGGCAATCCCATTCTCCAGTTCTCCTCCTGCCAGTGA
- the LOC120815815 gene encoding transcriptional repressor p66-alpha isoform X3: MSEEAARQTRSRKRALGKDGAPESLETSDADDESKKLKLDTSEPTTQAQTEPEPDYAPAREDQGKTMVGPEKEHEKEHEKERSLSPLSSALPLASVPGKGDPEQAQAQPTEPGSDNGTDGADRGDTVSTEPAVDTSSQVRPPEPKASGGPLAAGEVKATIKVEVQTEEQPMDMSTSRGSIKREKRPPSSDDDDVIVLSDNDSPSPPMNGFSHFKELDSDLLMKSSPAERESIIKQLKEELRLEEAKLVLLKKLRQSQIQKDTLQKPTGLSGSSAPPPLIRGTITSNKGTQQILTGKSSGTVIPPPLVRGGQQVTSKHGSQIIMPPLVRGAQQIQALRQQQQQQQQLAASGGSGPPPLLLGPRNSTPAIHGQRGSVNSGLIRIGSTANTLALASSLKSSSSGSSGVSVVGVSDSPASRQAAAKLALRKQLEKTLLEIPPPKPPAPEFNFLPSAANNEFIYLVGLEEVVQNLLDTLNRGKTGAALSKNITREPFTCTQCKTDFTCRWKHDKTKGGAVLCEHCMSSSQKKVLKAEHTNRLKAAFVKALQQEQEIEQRIFQQASSPVSNSSSSSSSSMKAERSLSHQLKQAQARASSFQHLQQASRGANMVHHHSIKQSSQGQLSHGVSSLGVRGVPHSFSSSSQLQSAVAAAALVSRPGKHAHVSHRSVQSSKVSSSGIAGGRNISGGSASSTAWKKQSHSNTGRLTVTPACLLTSAVFHIPVWSKSNPRKSHGNHFPSCREAHPQVDFQKVDQKTKYSEVGSVFGQGNPILQFSSCQ, encoded by the exons ATGTCTGAGGAGGCCGCCCGCCAGACGCGCAGCCGCAAGAGGGCGCTGGGAAAGGATGGAGCTCCCGAGTCTTTAGAGACGTCCGATGCTGACGATGAAAGCAAAAAGCTAAAGCTGGACACCTCTGAACCCACGACGCAGGCACAGACTGAACCTGAACCCGACTACGCACCGGCACGGGAAGATCAGGGGAAAACTATGGTGGGACCGGAGAAGGAGCACGAGAAGGAGCACGAGAAGGAGCGCAGCCTGTCGCCTTTATCTTCAGCGTTACCTTTGGCCTCTGTGCCGGGGAAGGGCGATCCGGAGCAGGCCCAGGCACAACCGACTGAACCCGGCTCAGACAACGGGACCGACGGCGCCGACCGAGGCGACACAGTGAGCACGGAGCCAGCGGTGGATACGAGCAGCCAGGTCCGACCGCCGGAGCCCAAGGCCTCCGGCGGCCCGCTGGCTGCAGGAGAGGTGAAAGCCACCATTAAAGTCGAAGTTCAGACGGAAGAGCAGCCCATGGACATGAGCACCTCCAGAGG CAGTATAAAAAGGGAGAAGCGCCCACCGTCTTCTGACGACGATGACGTCATCGTCCTGTCAGATAATGACTCCCCCAGTCCTCCGATGAACGGCTTTAGCCACTTTAAGGAGCTGGACTCAGACCTGCTCATG AAGAGCAGCccggcagagagggagagcatcATTaagcagctgaaggaggagctgagacTAGAGGAGGCCAAGCTGGTGCTGCTGAAGAAGCTTCGACAGAGCCAGATACAGAAGGACACGCTCCAGAAG cCCACAGGTCTGTctggctcctctgctcctcctcctctcattcgAGGAACAATTACAAGCAATAAAGGCACTCAGCAG ATTTTGACCGGTAAGAGTTCAGGCACAGTCATCCCTCCGCCGCTGGTGAGAGGAGGGCAGCAGGTGACGTCCAAACACGGCTCCCAGATTATAATGCCGCCTCTGGTCAGAGGGGCGCAG CAGATCCAGGCtctgcggcagcagcagcagcagcagcagcagttagcGGCCTCGGGAGGCTCAGGACCCCCTCCTCTGCTGTTGGGCCCCAGGAACTCGACCCCTGCGATCCACGGCCAGAGAGGCTCGGTCAACTCAGGCCTCATCAGGATCGGCAGTACTGCTAACACGCTG gcCTTGGCCTCCAGCCTGAAGAGCTCCTCCTCGGGAAGCAGCGGCGTGTCTGTGGTTGGCGTGAGTGACTCTCCGGCCAGCCGCCAAGCTGCAGCGAAACTCGCTCTACGGAAACAACTGGAGAAGACCCTCCTGGAGATCCCCCCACCCAAGCCTCCCGCCCCAGAGTTCAACTTCCTGCCGTCTGCAGCCAATAATGAGTTCATCTACCTGGTGGGACTGGAAGAGGTGGTACAGAATCTGCTGGATACACTCAACAGAG GAAAGACGGGTGCAGCACTGTCGAAGAACATTACCAGGGAGCCCTTCACCTGCACCCAGTGCAAAACCGACTTCACCTGCCGCTGGAAGCACGACAAGACAAAAGGCGGCGCTGTCCTCTGTGAACACTGCATGTCGTCCAGTcagaaaaaggttttgaagGCCGAGCACACCAACCGGCTGAAAGCGGCGTTCGTCAAAGCCCTGCAGCAAGAGCAGGAAATAGAGCAACGTATTTTTCAGCAGGCGTCGTCCCCAGTTTCcaacagcagctcctcgtcctcttcgtcGATGAAAGCAGAGAGGAGTTTGTCTCACCAGCTAAAGCAGGCTCAAGCAAGAGCGTCTTCCTTCCAGCACCTCCAACAGGCCAGTCGAGGGGCCAACATGGTTCACCACCACTCCATCAAGCAG AGCTCCCAGGGCCAGCTGTCCCATGGTGTCTCATCGTTGGGGGTGAGGGGCGTCCcccactccttctcctcctcctcccagctgcaGAGCGCAGTTGCAGCCGCAGCTTTGGTCAGCCGGCCAGGTAAGCATGCCCACGTTTCCCACCGCTCTGTCCAGAGTTCAAAGGTGAGCAGCAGCGGGATCGCCGGCGGCAGGAATATCAGCGGAGGTAGTGCCTCATCCACTGCATGGAAGAAGCAGAGCCACAGCAATACAGGTAGACTCACAGTAACACCTGCCTGCCTGCTGACATCGGCTGTCTTTCACATTCCTGTCTGGTCCAAAAGCAATCCTCGAAAATCCCACGGCAATCATTTTCCTAGTTGTAGGGAAGCTCATCCACAAGTTGACTTCCAGAAAGTGGATCAAAAAACTAAATACAGTGAAGTAGGAAGTGTTTTCGGACAAGGCAATCCCATTCTCCAGTTCTCCTCCTGCCAGTGA
- the LOC120815815 gene encoding transcriptional repressor p66-alpha isoform X7, with protein sequence MSEEAARQTRSRKRALGKDGAPESLETSDADDESKKLKLDTSEPTTQAQTEPEPDYAPAREDQGKTMVGPEKEHEKEHEKERSLSPLSSALPLASVPGKGDPEQAQAQPTEPGSDNGTDGADRGDTVSTEPAVDTSSQVRPPEPKASGGPLAAGEVKATIKVEVQTEEQPMDMSTSRGSIKREKRPPSSDDDDVIVLSDNDSPSPPMNGFSHFKELDSDLLMKSSPAERESIIKQLKEELRLEEAKLVLLKKLRQSQIQKDTLQKPTGLSGSSAPPPLIRGTITSNKGTQQILTGKSSGTVIPPPLVRGGQQVTSKHGSQIIMPPLVRGAQPISVSPQQIQALRQQQQQQQQLAASGGSGPPPLLLGPRNSTPAIHGQRGSVNSGLIRIGSTANTLALASSLKSSSSGSSGVSVVGVSDSPASRQAAAKLALRKQLEKTLLEIPPPKPPAPEFNFLPSAANNEFIYLVGLEEVVQNLLDTLNRGKTGAALSKNITREPFTCTQCKTDFTCRWKHDKTKGGAVLCEHCMSSSQKKVLKAEHTNRLKAAFVKALQQEQEIEQRIFQQASSPVSNSSSSSSSSMKAERSLSHQLKQAQARASSFQHLQQASRGANMVHHHSIKQSSQGQLSHGVSSLGVRGVPHSFSSSSQLQSAVAAAALVSRPGKHAHVSHRSVQSSKVSSSGIAGGRNISGGSASSTAWKKQSHSNTGVTMAYVNPSLTGHKTSAAVDARQREYLLDMIPSRSSISQTANTWK encoded by the exons ATGTCTGAGGAGGCCGCCCGCCAGACGCGCAGCCGCAAGAGGGCGCTGGGAAAGGATGGAGCTCCCGAGTCTTTAGAGACGTCCGATGCTGACGATGAAAGCAAAAAGCTAAAGCTGGACACCTCTGAACCCACGACGCAGGCACAGACTGAACCTGAACCCGACTACGCACCGGCACGGGAAGATCAGGGGAAAACTATGGTGGGACCGGAGAAGGAGCACGAGAAGGAGCACGAGAAGGAGCGCAGCCTGTCGCCTTTATCTTCAGCGTTACCTTTGGCCTCTGTGCCGGGGAAGGGCGATCCGGAGCAGGCCCAGGCACAACCGACTGAACCCGGCTCAGACAACGGGACCGACGGCGCCGACCGAGGCGACACAGTGAGCACGGAGCCAGCGGTGGATACGAGCAGCCAGGTCCGACCGCCGGAGCCCAAGGCCTCCGGCGGCCCGCTGGCTGCAGGAGAGGTGAAAGCCACCATTAAAGTCGAAGTTCAGACGGAAGAGCAGCCCATGGACATGAGCACCTCCAGAGG CAGTATAAAAAGGGAGAAGCGCCCACCGTCTTCTGACGACGATGACGTCATCGTCCTGTCAGATAATGACTCCCCCAGTCCTCCGATGAACGGCTTTAGCCACTTTAAGGAGCTGGACTCAGACCTGCTCATG AAGAGCAGCccggcagagagggagagcatcATTaagcagctgaaggaggagctgagacTAGAGGAGGCCAAGCTGGTGCTGCTGAAGAAGCTTCGACAGAGCCAGATACAGAAGGACACGCTCCAGAAG cCCACAGGTCTGTctggctcctctgctcctcctcctctcattcgAGGAACAATTACAAGCAATAAAGGCACTCAGCAG ATTTTGACCGGTAAGAGTTCAGGCACAGTCATCCCTCCGCCGCTGGTGAGAGGAGGGCAGCAGGTGACGTCCAAACACGGCTCCCAGATTATAATGCCGCCTCTGGTCAGAGGGGCGCAG CCCATCTCTGTATCTCCACAGCAGATCCAGGCtctgcggcagcagcagcagcagcagcagcagttagcGGCCTCGGGAGGCTCAGGACCCCCTCCTCTGCTGTTGGGCCCCAGGAACTCGACCCCTGCGATCCACGGCCAGAGAGGCTCGGTCAACTCAGGCCTCATCAGGATCGGCAGTACTGCTAACACGCTG gcCTTGGCCTCCAGCCTGAAGAGCTCCTCCTCGGGAAGCAGCGGCGTGTCTGTGGTTGGCGTGAGTGACTCTCCGGCCAGCCGCCAAGCTGCAGCGAAACTCGCTCTACGGAAACAACTGGAGAAGACCCTCCTGGAGATCCCCCCACCCAAGCCTCCCGCCCCAGAGTTCAACTTCCTGCCGTCTGCAGCCAATAATGAGTTCATCTACCTGGTGGGACTGGAAGAGGTGGTACAGAATCTGCTGGATACACTCAACAGAG GAAAGACGGGTGCAGCACTGTCGAAGAACATTACCAGGGAGCCCTTCACCTGCACCCAGTGCAAAACCGACTTCACCTGCCGCTGGAAGCACGACAAGACAAAAGGCGGCGCTGTCCTCTGTGAACACTGCATGTCGTCCAGTcagaaaaaggttttgaagGCCGAGCACACCAACCGGCTGAAAGCGGCGTTCGTCAAAGCCCTGCAGCAAGAGCAGGAAATAGAGCAACGTATTTTTCAGCAGGCGTCGTCCCCAGTTTCcaacagcagctcctcgtcctcttcgtcGATGAAAGCAGAGAGGAGTTTGTCTCACCAGCTAAAGCAGGCTCAAGCAAGAGCGTCTTCCTTCCAGCACCTCCAACAGGCCAGTCGAGGGGCCAACATGGTTCACCACCACTCCATCAAGCAG AGCTCCCAGGGCCAGCTGTCCCATGGTGTCTCATCGTTGGGGGTGAGGGGCGTCCcccactccttctcctcctcctcccagctgcaGAGCGCAGTTGCAGCCGCAGCTTTGGTCAGCCGGCCAGGTAAGCATGCCCACGTTTCCCACCGCTCTGTCCAGAGTTCAAAGGTGAGCAGCAGCGGGATCGCCGGCGGCAGGAATATCAGCGGAGGTAGTGCCTCATCCACTGCATGGAAGAAGCAGAGCCACAGCAATACAG